From the genome of Nakamurella flavida:
TCGACGACGGCCGGATCACCGCGGACGAGGCCGCCCACCATCCCCAGCGTTCACTGCTGCTCCGGGCCCTCAACGGCACCGACCTCGACCCCTCGCTGACCACCCGCGAGGTCAGCGTCGGCGACCGGTACCTGGTCTGCAGTGACGGCCTGCCCGCCGTCGTCTCACCCGAGGCCGTCGCCGACTCGCTCGGCAACGCGGGCGACCCGGCCGCCACCGCCGACGCGCTCATCCAGCTGGCGCTGGCCGGGGGCGGCCCCGACAACATCACCGTCATCGTCGCCGACGTCGTCGAGACCGGGGTCGACGACGAACCCTGGGCGGCCCAGGACCCGGACGCCACCGGCCCGATCGGCTCGTTCGCCTCCGTGCGGATGACCCAGGAGATGCCCCGGGTGCCCCTGCCCGGCATCCCGGAGGACCCGCCGGCCCGACCGGAGTTCGTCACTGCCCCGGACGACGACGACTGGGCCCAGGACGACGACGACACCGACCCGGACGACACCGACGACGACTGGGCCGACGACGAGAGCGACCCGGACACCGCGGCCACCGCGCCCGTCCGCACCGGTGCCGCCGCCCCCGCCGCCGGCCTCGCCGCCCCCACCCGGGCCCGCAGCTGGCGTCGCCGGGGCGCGTTCACCCTGGCTCTGGTCGTACTGGCCGCCGTCGCCGTCGGCGGGTCGCTGCTCTGGGTGCAGAGCCAGCACTTCGTCGCCGCGCAGGACGACGAGGTCACCGTGTTCCGCGGGGTCAACGGTTCGCTCTTCGGCTGGCGGCTGTACTCGGCCGAGGAGGGGGCCTGCACCCCCGGCCTGAACGACTGCCGGCCGCTGCTCGTCGCCGATCTCGTCCCGGCCGCCCAGGACCAGGTGGTCGCCGGCATCCAGGCCGGCACGCTCGCCGACGCCCGCGGGGTGGTCAGCCGCCTGGCCGGGCAGCTGCTGCCCGCCTGCGTCGTCCCGCCCGCGGTGTCCGCCACCCTGAGCGCCGGCACGTTCCCCGAGACCACCGGAGCCACGCTGCCCACGTCCACCGGCCCGTCCCTGGTCGACCCGACGTCGTCCGCGCAGACCGTCCCGGAACCCGGTACCGGTACCGGTACCCAGGAGAACGGCACCCCGGGAAACCCGGCCACCGGGCCCACCGTCCCGACGACCCCCGCGTCCTCGTCGGGCACACCGTTGTCCTCCGCGGCCCCCCAGCCGGGCGTCACCTGCCGGGTGACCGGATGACCGGCGTCCAGCCCCGGGTCGGCGCCACGACGCCCCCCGCCGACGAACCCCGCCCGACCGGCCGCGCCGCCGAACTCGGCCTGCTGGTGTTCGCCGCCGTCCTGGTCACCGGTGCGCTGATCATCGTGGAGCTCAACCAGAGCCGGACGATCAGCTGGGACCTGGCGTCCTACGGCGGCGGCTACCTGGCCGCACTGGCCGTCGCGCACCTGCTCATCCGCCGCTTCGCCCCGTACGCCGACCCGCTGCTACTCCCGTTGGTCGCGCTGCTCAACGGCCTCGGGCTGGTGATGATCTACCGGCTCGACCTGGCCGCCCAGGTCAGCGCGGCCAACCGCGGCGAGGACCCGCCGACGTCGCAGACCTCGCTGCAGCTGGTGTGGACCGGGCTGGCCCTGGTGCTCTTCCTGCTCGTGCTGGTGATCATCCGCGACCACACCGTGCTGCAGTCCTACGCCTACACGCTGGCCTTCGCCGGGCTGGTGTTCCTGGCGATCCCGGCCGTGCT
Proteins encoded in this window:
- a CDS encoding PP2C family protein-serine/threonine phosphatase, which gives rise to MTHELLYAARTDRGLLRSNNQDSVYAGPRLLVVADGMGGHAAGDMASRLVVNAFAPLDEQPTATNLLRGLATAVRQGNAAIADVVDGNPELDGMGTTVTALLFAGDRLGMAHVGDSRAYLYRNGVLHQLTHDDTFVQSLIDDGRITADEAAHHPQRSLLLRALNGTDLDPSLTTREVSVGDRYLVCSDGLPAVVSPEAVADSLGNAGDPAATADALIQLALAGGGPDNITVIVADVVETGVDDEPWAAQDPDATGPIGSFASVRMTQEMPRVPLPGIPEDPPARPEFVTAPDDDDWAQDDDDTDPDDTDDDWADDESDPDTAATAPVRTGAAAPAAGLAAPTRARSWRRRGAFTLALVVLAAVAVGGSLLWVQSQHFVAAQDDEVTVFRGVNGSLFGWRLYSAEEGACTPGLNDCRPLLVADLVPAAQDQVVAGIQAGTLADARGVVSRLAGQLLPACVVPPAVSATLSAGTFPETTGATLPTSTGPSLVDPTSSAQTVPEPGTGTGTQENGTPGNPATGPTVPTTPASSSGTPLSSAAPQPGVTCRVTG